The following proteins are co-located in the Streptomyces sp. NBC_01198 genome:
- the eccB gene encoding type VII secretion protein EccB: MASRKEQLNAYTFARKRVVAAFLQPSPAGSDEGAPRPLRTLMPGIVIGAVLLAGFGAWGLISPSVPHGWDEPGKHVIVADESTTRYVVLNDVDTHKPVLHPVLNMASARLLLDPGAYDVIKVKESVLDHSGLKHGATIGIPYAPDRLPSAADAAKAKVWAVCDRPGGGSSHAAQQAVFVLGGDEAAVMSSPSALHGDQVLYVQDQDGVQYLVDAHGTKFELGGPDSKNSKADRIGLLRRTIFGESLQPQNVSDTWLASLHAGTPIVFPEIPGHGEQRTVVGVPSGKSTVGTVLRAVSGAGYEYYVVTQDGVAPISRFASLLLLQVNSQDAPVQTSIPVSPQPRFLPSDWPQGDPARVNTLGGDSPRDVSCSVLHGGATAAASPQLTLWAGKDYPEQIVEGASSAYVTPGSGLLYQQVSGTDMTGGSLFLVTDTGLRYSVSINNDSSAANKASNSKQEANQAAVRLGYQDVKPTAIPSVWSELLPKGPALDTASAAQPQGS; the protein is encoded by the coding sequence ATGGCCTCACGCAAGGAACAGCTCAACGCCTACACCTTCGCGCGCAAACGCGTGGTGGCGGCCTTTCTGCAGCCCAGCCCCGCCGGCTCCGACGAAGGGGCCCCCCGGCCGCTGCGCACCCTGATGCCCGGCATCGTCATCGGCGCCGTGCTGCTCGCGGGCTTCGGCGCCTGGGGACTGATCAGTCCCTCGGTGCCGCACGGCTGGGACGAACCCGGCAAGCACGTGATCGTCGCCGACGAATCCACCACGCGCTATGTCGTGCTGAACGACGTCGACACCCACAAGCCCGTGCTCCACCCGGTGTTGAACATGGCGTCGGCCCGGCTGCTGCTCGACCCCGGGGCCTACGACGTCATCAAGGTCAAGGAGTCCGTGCTCGACCACAGCGGACTCAAGCACGGCGCCACCATAGGGATCCCCTACGCGCCCGACCGGCTGCCCAGCGCCGCCGACGCGGCCAAGGCGAAGGTCTGGGCCGTCTGCGACCGGCCCGGCGGCGGCAGCAGCCACGCCGCGCAGCAGGCGGTGTTCGTGCTCGGCGGCGACGAGGCGGCCGTGATGAGCAGCCCGTCCGCGCTCCACGGCGACCAGGTGCTCTACGTGCAGGACCAGGACGGCGTGCAGTACCTCGTGGACGCCCACGGCACCAAGTTCGAGCTGGGCGGTCCGGACTCGAAGAACAGCAAGGCCGACAGGATTGGCCTGTTGCGGCGCACCATCTTCGGCGAGAGCCTGCAACCGCAGAACGTCTCCGACACCTGGCTCGCCTCGCTGCACGCCGGAACCCCCATCGTGTTTCCGGAGATCCCCGGCCACGGCGAGCAGCGGACGGTCGTCGGGGTGCCGAGCGGGAAGTCCACGGTCGGTACCGTCCTGCGGGCCGTCTCGGGAGCGGGCTACGAGTACTACGTCGTCACCCAGGACGGCGTCGCACCGATCAGCCGCTTCGCGTCGCTGCTGCTGCTCCAGGTCAACTCCCAGGACGCACCCGTGCAGACCAGCATCCCGGTCAGTCCTCAGCCGCGCTTCCTGCCGAGCGACTGGCCGCAGGGCGATCCCGCCCGCGTCAACACTTTGGGCGGGGATTCACCCCGTGATGTCTCCTGCAGCGTGCTGCACGGCGGTGCGACCGCGGCAGCCTCGCCCCAACTCACCCTGTGGGCGGGCAAGGACTACCCCGAGCAGATCGTCGAGGGCGCGAGCAGTGCCTACGTGACACCCGGCAGCGGCCTGCTCTACCAGCAGGTGAGCGGCACCGACATGACCGGTGGCTCCCTGTTCCTGGTCACCGACACCGGACTGCGGTACTCCGTCTCGATCAACAACGACAGCTCCGCGGCCAACAAGGCGTCCAATTCCAAGCAGGAGGCGAACCAGGCTGCCGTGCGACTCGGCTACCAGGACGTCAAGCCGACCGCGATCCCGTCCGTCTGGTCCGAACTTCTCCCGAAAGGGCCCGCGTTGGATACGGCAAGTGCTGCACAACCGCAAGGATCCTGA
- a CDS encoding SCO5717 family growth-regulating ATPase, which produces MNSDRDDNRAGGAAPVEEPAEGDVTGEYRFDFTPPAWYMQNGSGSGDAAAQAPQPPQQPQPEPVETPDPAEPEAPDAPEPGVPAAEDVTTRVPVREMPPPRTAQEPAAGITPLAGGASWSASADSEAGEPEAPSAAPERPVWSGTPVSPVAPEPVPVPVPVPVPVPEQAIVPDSAPEPAPEPQSASADESDAESRGDLVARETVRFSPAALRQEIEERAGVKVEEVAGEDLRPARPESAEEPQDARPADAAAEVAPAGPADAVPAPAPVPDAAPPANSAPVWTPPAPPVAEPAPWAPVAPQSAVPPLPPHFERAEPQYPTPESSQSFPSPVAPPPVGQAGPPQGQPAAYPPPAPPGPAPYPAAGFPAPETPAQPAPQGGYGFPPPAPNLPVTPAQPDPHGGYGFPPPPAPPRAAQGGYGFPQQQQPQPPQAYGAVPTGLPQQPPRPAESRPLPAQGGYGFPPPPQPGHPQSVGAEPEAAGPLPPLPAQGGYGFPQQQPPQNLPAPYAQPQHQQPQGQGIDPRQGSAPAAPPAQPGPVDPRSGGWPTVTPDQRQRTTQGGAPLGYTAAVELSSDRLLRNQPKPRKPGANAQPSRFKIGGKKEEAERQRKLELIRTPVLSCYRIAVISLKGGVGKTTTTTALGSTLASERQDKILAIDANPDAGTLGRRVRRETGATIRDLVQAIPYLNSYMDIRRFTSQAPSGLEIIANDVDPAVSTAFSDEDYRRAIDVLGRQYPVILTDSGTGLLYSAMRGVLDLADQLIIVSTPSVDGASSASTTLDWLSAHGYADLVARSITVISGVRETGKMIKVEDIVSHFQTRCRGVQVVPFDEHLAAGAEVDLDMMRPKTREAYFNLSAMVAEDFIRAQQAQGLWTADGQNQPPHLAPPMPAPYGAPGPYGGAPAGYPGTEQPGQPGQPGQPVQPGRPAQPPYAQPPHGQPPYGQPPYGQPPYGQPIPPGQTPPPPYGGPPQAAPQPYQQAEPKAPPPPQPFQPQSPQPQTPQPQQGWPPPQQQPEQEGYGYPPPPPQQQQQ; this is translated from the coding sequence GTGAACAGCGATCGGGACGACAACCGCGCGGGCGGGGCCGCCCCTGTCGAGGAACCGGCCGAAGGCGACGTGACGGGCGAGTACCGCTTCGACTTCACCCCGCCGGCCTGGTACATGCAGAACGGCAGCGGGAGCGGCGACGCGGCCGCCCAGGCACCGCAACCGCCGCAGCAGCCGCAGCCCGAGCCCGTCGAGACGCCGGACCCTGCGGAGCCCGAGGCGCCGGACGCGCCGGAGCCGGGTGTGCCCGCGGCCGAGGACGTGACGACGCGCGTGCCGGTGCGGGAGATGCCGCCGCCGCGGACGGCGCAGGAACCCGCGGCAGGAATCACCCCGTTGGCGGGCGGTGCTTCGTGGTCGGCGTCGGCCGACTCCGAGGCCGGGGAGCCGGAAGCGCCGAGCGCCGCACCCGAGCGCCCCGTATGGTCCGGCACTCCGGTGTCGCCCGTCGCGCCCGAGCCCGTTCCCGTTCCCGTTCCCGTTCCCGTTCCCGTTCCCGAGCAGGCGATCGTGCCGGACTCCGCACCCGAACCCGCACCCGAGCCGCAGTCGGCGTCGGCGGACGAGAGCGACGCGGAGTCGCGGGGCGATCTGGTGGCCCGCGAGACCGTACGGTTCTCGCCCGCGGCGCTGCGCCAGGAGATCGAGGAGCGGGCTGGCGTGAAGGTCGAGGAGGTCGCCGGCGAGGACCTGCGGCCGGCCCGACCGGAGTCGGCCGAGGAGCCGCAGGACGCCAGGCCCGCGGACGCGGCCGCGGAAGTCGCCCCGGCCGGACCGGCGGACGCCGTTCCGGCCCCGGCGCCCGTGCCGGATGCCGCGCCGCCCGCGAACAGCGCGCCCGTGTGGACCCCGCCGGCGCCGCCCGTTGCCGAGCCGGCGCCTTGGGCGCCGGTGGCGCCGCAGAGTGCGGTGCCACCGCTGCCGCCGCACTTCGAGCGTGCGGAACCGCAGTATCCGACTCCGGAGAGCTCGCAGTCCTTCCCCTCTCCGGTCGCGCCGCCGCCGGTCGGCCAGGCCGGTCCGCCGCAGGGTCAGCCCGCGGCCTACCCGCCGCCCGCGCCCCCCGGTCCCGCTCCGTACCCGGCTGCGGGCTTCCCGGCGCCTGAGACGCCCGCCCAGCCCGCCCCGCAGGGCGGGTACGGCTTCCCGCCGCCCGCACCCAACCTGCCCGTGACTCCGGCCCAGCCCGACCCGCACGGGGGTTACGGCTTCCCGCCGCCGCCCGCGCCTCCGCGGGCCGCCCAGGGCGGCTACGGCTTCCCGCAGCAGCAGCAACCACAGCCGCCGCAGGCGTACGGCGCCGTCCCGACCGGGCTGCCGCAGCAGCCACCCCGGCCGGCGGAGAGCAGGCCGCTGCCCGCACAAGGGGGTTACGGTTTTCCGCCGCCTCCGCAGCCCGGGCACCCGCAGTCCGTGGGGGCGGAGCCCGAGGCGGCGGGGCCGCTGCCGCCGCTGCCCGCGCAGGGCGGTTACGGCTTCCCGCAGCAGCAGCCGCCGCAGAACCTTCCGGCGCCGTACGCCCAGCCTCAGCATCAGCAGCCGCAGGGCCAGGGGATCGACCCGCGCCAGGGCAGTGCCCCGGCCGCGCCGCCGGCGCAGCCGGGTCCGGTGGACCCGCGCTCCGGGGGCTGGCCCACGGTGACGCCCGACCAGCGGCAGCGCACCACTCAGGGTGGGGCGCCGCTGGGGTACACGGCGGCCGTGGAGCTGTCCTCGGACCGGCTGCTGCGCAACCAGCCGAAGCCGCGGAAGCCCGGCGCGAACGCGCAGCCGAGCCGGTTCAAGATCGGCGGCAAGAAGGAGGAGGCGGAGCGGCAGCGGAAGTTGGAGCTGATCCGCACTCCTGTGCTGTCGTGCTACCGGATCGCGGTGATCAGCCTCAAGGGCGGCGTGGGCAAGACGACGACCACGACCGCGCTGGGGTCGACGCTGGCGAGCGAGCGGCAGGACAAGATCCTCGCGATCGACGCGAACCCGGACGCCGGTACGCTCGGCCGCCGGGTGCGCCGGGAGACCGGTGCGACGATCCGCGACCTGGTCCAGGCGATCCCGTATCTCAACAGCTACATGGACATCCGCCGCTTCACCTCGCAGGCGCCGTCCGGCCTGGAGATCATCGCCAACGACGTGGACCCGGCGGTCTCGACGGCGTTCAGCGACGAGGACTACCGGCGGGCCATCGACGTGCTCGGCCGCCAGTATCCGGTCATCCTCACCGACTCGGGCACGGGTCTGCTCTACAGCGCGATGCGGGGCGTGCTGGATCTGGCCGACCAGCTGATCATCGTGTCGACGCCGTCGGTGGACGGTGCCTCCAGCGCCAGTACGACGCTGGACTGGCTGTCGGCGCACGGTTACGCCGATCTGGTCGCGCGCAGCATCACGGTCATCTCCGGGGTGCGCGAGACCGGCAAGATGATCAAGGTCGAGGACATCGTGTCGCACTTCCAGACCCGCTGCCGCGGTGTGCAGGTGGTGCCGTTCGACGAGCATCTGGCGGCGGGCGCCGAGGTGGACCTCGACATGATGCGGCCCAAGACCCGGGAGGCGTACTTCAACCTCTCCGCGATGGTCGCCGAGGACTTCATCCGCGCCCAGCAGGCGCAGGGGCTCTGGACGGCGGACGGCCAGAACCAGCCGCCGCACCTGGCGCCGCCCATGCCGGCTCCGTACGGGGCACCCGGCCCGTACGGCGGCGCCCCGGCGGGCTACCCGGGGACGGAGCAGCCGGGGCAACCCGGTCAGCCGGGGCAGCCTGTACAGCCCGGCCGGCCCGCTCAGCCGCCCTACGCCCAACCGCCTCATGGCCAGCCGCCGTACGGTCAGCCGCCGTACGGTCAGCCGCCGTACGGTCAGCCGATACCGCCGGGGCAGACCCCGCCTCCGCCGTACGGCGGTCCGCCGCAGGCAGCTCCGCAGCCGTATCAGCAGGCCGAGCCGAAGGCGCCCCCGCCGCCGCAGCCCTTCCAGCCCCAGTCGCCGCAGCCGCAGACGCCCCAGCCGCAGCAGGGCTGGCCGCCGCCCCAGCAGCAGCCCGAGCAGGAGGGCTACGGCTACCCGCCGCCCCCGCCGCAGCAGCAACAGCAGTAG
- the eccE gene encoding type VII secretion protein EccE produces MTTASTARRDRRHGPAPAALHLSSRPGRIGVLRLHQLALVEVAAALVLIGAAAGRAVMVPCAVAAAVLVAAAVLRRRGRPLPEWLSSVMAMRRRQREAAREATREAGTPGVAATAPGAGLIDPALAPITECDPALRTYTFSGRRRERSVGMVGDGTFLTAVLLVQSRDEPLRTARPMPLGLLYDALEVDDITLASVQAVQHVQPAPAPHLPPQAVAAVSYGPLQAQYGTPAIRVTWVALKLDPELCPEAVLARGGGLGGAQRAVLRAADHLASRLAGAGFEASVLDEEELTAALATSAGVNPLATALAGRIGTGQRRTLERSRAWRCDDRWHTTYWVGRWPQGGGALPTARTVTALTAVPAMAGSFALTLSRGTGQTPALSAYVRITARDDRQLTTARRELERVARRHKVGLVRLDREQLPGVLATLPLGGTN; encoded by the coding sequence ATGACCACCGCAAGCACAGCACGGCGTGATCGCAGGCACGGTCCGGCACCGGCCGCGCTGCACCTGAGTTCGCGCCCCGGGCGGATCGGTGTGCTCCGCTTGCACCAACTGGCCCTGGTCGAGGTGGCCGCAGCGCTGGTGCTGATCGGTGCGGCGGCCGGGCGGGCGGTGATGGTGCCCTGCGCGGTGGCGGCGGCCGTGCTGGTGGCCGCGGCGGTACTGCGTCGGCGGGGCAGGCCGCTTCCTGAGTGGCTGAGCAGTGTGATGGCGATGCGCCGCCGGCAGCGTGAAGCGGCCAGGGAGGCGACGCGGGAGGCGGGGACGCCGGGCGTCGCGGCAACCGCCCCGGGGGCGGGGCTCATCGACCCGGCTCTCGCGCCGATCACCGAGTGCGATCCCGCGCTGCGCACCTACACCTTCTCCGGGCGGCGGCGGGAGCGCAGCGTAGGAATGGTGGGCGACGGTACGTTCCTGACGGCGGTGCTGCTGGTGCAGTCGCGGGACGAACCGCTGCGTACCGCAAGGCCGATGCCGCTGGGGCTCCTCTATGACGCCCTGGAGGTCGACGACATCACGCTGGCGTCGGTCCAGGCCGTGCAGCACGTCCAGCCCGCACCGGCGCCGCACCTTCCTCCGCAGGCGGTCGCGGCGGTGTCCTACGGACCGTTGCAGGCGCAGTACGGGACGCCGGCGATCCGCGTGACCTGGGTGGCGCTCAAGCTGGACCCCGAGCTGTGCCCGGAGGCCGTGCTGGCCCGCGGCGGCGGCCTCGGCGGAGCCCAGCGGGCGGTGTTGCGGGCGGCTGACCACCTGGCAAGCAGGCTGGCGGGGGCCGGTTTCGAGGCGTCCGTACTGGACGAAGAAGAGCTGACCGCGGCGCTTGCCACCTCGGCGGGCGTCAACCCGCTGGCGACCGCGCTGGCCGGGCGGATCGGCACGGGGCAGCGCAGGACGCTGGAGCGCAGCCGCGCCTGGCGGTGCGACGACCGCTGGCACACCACGTACTGGGTGGGGCGCTGGCCGCAGGGCGGCGGCGCGCTGCCCACCGCCCGTACGGTCACCGCCCTCACCGCGGTGCCCGCGATGGCCGGGAGTTTCGCCCTGACGCTGAGCCGCGGCACGGGCCAGACGCCCGCGCTCAGCGCGTACGTACGGATAACCGCCCGCGACGACCGCCAGCTGACGACGGCACGCCGGGAGTTGGAGCGGGTCGCCCGGCGGCACAAGGTGGGCCTCGTACGCCTCGACCGCGAGCAGTTGCCCGGAGTGCTGGCCACGCTGCCGCTGGGAGGGACCAACTGA